A stretch of Pseudophryne corroboree isolate aPseCor3 chromosome 9, aPseCor3.hap2, whole genome shotgun sequence DNA encodes these proteins:
- the LOC134958726 gene encoding uncharacterized protein LOC134958726 produces MTKQEIIDMHIPEDVAVQGAQVLSTDILSAIEVQVAELTHGITEMCQQLRYFMQQQAKCRGGIDWSIDEVQYRDVDLHPVVQNQIDIVATPATEPEPEVSARKVMGKVIWFSLRYGYGFINRDDTKKDVFVHYTAIKKNKPRNYLRSLRNGEIVEFDVIKGEKGVEAANVTGPGGVPVQGSRYAADHKRYWLYTHRRGFSRKHQQNYQSRKDEEESEEMESVTESTSQQQSNQMSSYPPYHLKRPYECRQLYPDSQVKSELLGRTDNQNVAVLNGCMQHDLEDPAQCGPRMDNFYSSMAYSNHTSLSAAERERDAEEVIHAAKAEGLGPPKHSCPDSSISKSDSSVVKSPSVVKEAVTYLFPEWHRSDYKYTTISSREVASILQQASSKSGKRNKGDTFCN; encoded by the coding sequence ATGACAAAGCAGGAAATCATAGATATGCACATACCAGAAGACGTTGCTGTACAGGGGGCTCAGGTCCTAAGTACCGATATATTAAGTGCTATAGAAGTACAAGTCGCTGAACTGACCCATGGAATAACTGAAATGTGCCAGCAATTGCGGTATTTCATGCAACAACAAGCTAAGTGCAGAGGAGGGATAGACTGGAGCATCGATGAAGTACAATACAGAGATGTGGACCTTCATCCTGTTGTCCAGAATCAAATTGACATTGTTGCCACACCAGCTACAGAACCAGAGCCTGAAGTCAGTGCAAGAAAAGTTATGGGAAAAGTAATTTGGTTTAGTTTGCGATATGGCTATGGCTTCATAAATCGGGATGACACCAAGAAAGATGTGTTTGTACATTACACTGCCATTAAGAAGAACAAACCCAGAAACTACCTCCGCAGCCTGCGAAATGGAGAGATTGTTGAATTCGATGTGATAAAGGGGGAAAAAGGTGTGGAAGCTGCCAATGTGACAGGTCCTGGCGGTGTTCCAGTTCAAGGCAGCAGATATGCAGCAGATCACAAGCGTTATTGGCTCTATACACATCGCAGAGGTTTTTCACGTAAACATCAGCAAAATTACCAATcccgcaaagatgaagaggagtcTGAAGAGATGGAAAGTGTGACAGAAAGTACAAGTCAACAACAGTCTAATCAGATGAGTAGCTACCCACCATACCATTTAAAGAGACCATATGAATGCAGACAACTATATCCTGATAGTCAAGTGAAAAGTGAACTATTAGGAAGAACAGACAACCAAAATGTGGCAGTATTGAATGGATGTATGCAACATGATCTAGAAGACCCGGCTCAGTGTGGACCTAGAATGGATAACTTCTATTCCAGTATGGCCTATTCCAATCATACAAGTTTAAGTGCTGCTGAACGGGAAAGAGATGCTGAAGAAGTGATTCATGCGGCCAAGGCAGAAGGATTGGGACCCCCTAAACACAGTTGCCCAGATTCAAGTATATCAAAGTCTGATTCTAGTGTAGTTAAATCCCCTAGTGTAGTTAAAGAGGCCGTGACATATCTTTTTCCAGAGTGGCATCGCTCAGACTACAAATATACCACGATAAGCTCTAGAGAGGTAGCCTCAATATTGCAACAGGCATCGAGCAAGTCAGGAAAGAGGAACAaaggtgatacattttgtaattaa
- the LOC134958727 gene encoding Y-box-binding protein 2-A-like, translated as MHIPEDVAVQGAQVLSTDILSAIEVQVAELTHGITEMCQQLRYFMQQQAKCRGGTDWSIDEVQYRDVDLRPVVQNQIDIVATPATDPEPEVSARKVMGKVIWFSLRYGYGFINRDDTKKDVFVHYTAIKKNKPRNYLRSLRNGEIVEFDVIKGEKGVEAANVIGPGGVPVQGSRYAADHKRYWLYTHRRGFPRKHQQNYQSRKDEEESEEMESVTESTSQQQSNQMSSYPPYHLKRPYECRQLYPDSQVKSELLGRTDNQNVAVLNGCMQHDLEDPAQCGPRMDNFYSSMAYSNHTSLSAAERERDAEEVIHAAKAEGLGPPKHSCPDSSISKSDSSVVKSPSVVKEAVTYLFPEWHRSDYKYTTISSREVASILQQASSKSGKRNKGDTFCN; from the coding sequence ATGCACATACCAGAAGACGTTGCTGTACAGGGGGCTCAGGTCCTAAGTACCGATATATTAAGTGCTATAGAAGTACAAGTCGCTGAACTGACCCATGGAATAACTGAAATGTGCCAGCAATTGCGGTATTTCATGCAACAACAAGCTAAGTGCAGAGGAGGGACAGACTGGAGCATCGATGAAGTACAATACAGAGATGTGGACCTTCGTCCTGTTGTCCAGAATCAAATTGACATTGTTGCCACACCAGCTACAGACCCAGAGCCTGAAGTCAGTGCAAGAAAAGTTATGGGAAAAGTAATTTGGTTTAGTTTGCGATATGGCTATGGCTTCATAAATCGGGATGACACCAAGAAAGATGTGTTTGTACATTACACTGCCATTAAGAAGAACAAACCCAGAAACTACCTCCGCAGCCTGCGAAATGGAGAGATTGTTGAATTCGATGTGATAAAGGGGGAAAAAGGTGTGGAAGCTGCCAATGTGATTGGTCCTGGCGGTGTTCCAGTTCAAGGCAGCAGATATGCAGCAGATCACAAGCGTTATTGGCTCTATACACATCGCAGAGGTTTTCCACGTAAACATCAGCAAAATTACCAATcccgcaaagatgaagaggagtcTGAAGAGATGGAAAGTGTGACAGAAAGTACAAGTCAACAACAGTCTAATCAGATGAGTAGCTACCCACCATACCATTTAAAGAGACCATATGAATGCAGACAACTATATCCTGATAGTCAAGTGAAAAGTGAACTATTAGGAAGAACAGACAACCAAAATGTGGCAGTATTGAATGGATGTATGCAACATGATCTAGAAGACCCGGCTCAGTGTGGACCTAGAATGGATAACTTCTATTCCAGTATGGCCTATTCCAATCATACAAGTTTAAGTGCTGCTGAACGGGAAAGAGATGCTGAAGAAGTGATTCATGCGGCCAAGGCAGAAGGATTGGGACCCCCTAAACACAGTTGCCCAGATTCAAGTATATCAAAGTCTGATTCTAGTGTAGTTAAATCCCCTAGTGTAGTTAAAGAGGCCGTGACATATCTTTTTCCAGAGTGGCATCGCTCAGACTACAAATATACCACGATAAGCTCTAGAGAGGTAGCCTCAATATTGCAACAGGCATCGAGCAAGTCAGGAAAGAGGAACAaaggtgatacattttgtaattaa
- the LOC134958723 gene encoding Y-box-binding protein 2-A-like, whose product MHIPEDVAVQGAQVLSTDILSAIEVQVAELTHGITEMCQQLRYFMQQQAKCRGGTDWSIDEVQYRDVDLRPVVQNQIDIVATPATEPEPEVSARKVMGKVIWFSLRYGYGFINRDDTKKDVFVHYTAIKKNKPRNDLRSLRNGEIVEFDVIKGEKGVEAANVTGPGGVPVQGSRYAADHKHYWLYTHRRGFPRKHQQNYQSRKDEEESEEMESVTESTSQQQSNQMSSYPPYHLKRPYECRQLYPDSQVKSELLGRTDNQNVAVLNGCMQHDLEDPAQCGPRMDNFDSSTAYSNHTSLSAAERERDAEEVIHAAKAEGLGPPKHSCPDSSISKSESSVVKSPSVVKEAVTYLFPEWHRSDYKYTTITSREVASILQQASSKSGKRNKSDKFCN is encoded by the coding sequence ATGCACATACCAGAAGACGTTGCTGTACAGGGGGCTCAGGTCCTAAGTACCGATATATTAAGTGCTATAGAAGTACAAGTCGCTGAACTGACCCATGGGATAACTGAAATGTGCCAGCAATTGCGGTATTTCATGCAACAACAAGCTAAGTGCAGAGGAGGGACAGACTGGAGCATCGATGAAGTACAATACAGAGATGTGGACCTTCGTCCTGTTGTCCAGAATCAAATTGACATTGTTGCCACACCAGCTACAGAACCAGAGCCTGAAGTCAGTGCAAGAAAAGTTATGGGAAAAGTAATTTGGTTTAGTTTGCGATATGGCTATGGCTTCATAAATCGGGATGACACCAAGAAAGATGTGTTTGTACATTACACTGCCATTAAGAAGAACAAACCCAGAAACGACCTCCGCAGCCTGCGAAATGGAGAGATTGTTGAATTCGATGTGATAAAGGGGGAAAAAGGTGTGGAAGCTGCCAATGTGACAGGTCCTGGCGGTGTTCCAGTTCAAGGCAGCAGATATGCAGCAGATCACAAGCATTATTGGCTCTATACACATCGCAGAGGTTTTCCACGTAAACATCAGCAAAATTACCAATcccgcaaagatgaagaggagtcTGAAGAGATGGAAAGTGTGACAGAAAGTACAAGTCAACAACAGTCTAATCAGATGAGTAGCTACCCACCATACCATTTAAAGAGACCATATGAATGCAGACAACTATATCCTGATAGTCAAGTGAAAAGTGAACTATTAGGAAGAACAGACAACCAAAATGTGGCAGTATTGAATGGATGTATGCAACATGATCTAGAAGACCCGGCTCAGTGTGGACCTAGAATGGATAACTTCGATTCCAGTACGGCCTATTCCAATCATACAAGTTTAAGTGCTGCTGAACGGGAAAGAGATGCTGAAGAAGTGATTCATGCGGCCAAGGCAGAAGGATTGGGACCCCCTAAACACAGTTGCCCAGATTCAAGTATATCAAAGTCTGAATCTAGTGTAGTTAAATCCCCTAGTGTAGTTAAAGAGGCCGTGACATATCTTTTTCCAGAGTGGCATCGCTCAGACTACAAATATACCACAATAACCTCTAGAGAGGTAGCATCAATATTGCAACAGGCATCGAGCAAGTCAGGAAAGAGGAACAAAAGTGATAAATTTTGTAATTAA
- the LOC134958724 gene encoding Y-box-binding protein 2-A-like produces the protein MHIPEDVAVQGAQVLSTDILSAIEVQVAELTHGITEMCQQLRYFMQQQAKCRGGTDWSIDEVQYRDVDLRPVVQNQIDIVATPATDPEPEVSARKVMGKVIWFSLRYGYGFINRDDTKKDVFVHYTAIKKNKPRNYLRSLRNGEIVEFDVIKGEKGVEAANVTGPGGVPVQGSRYAADHKRYWLYTHRRGFPRKHQQNYQCRKDEEESEEMESVTESTSQQQSNQMSSYPPYHLKRPYECRQLYPDSQVKSELLGRTDNQNVAVLNGCMQHDLEDPAQCGPRMDNFDSSTAYSNQTSLSAAERERDAEEVIHAAKAEGLGPPKHSCPDSSISKSESSVVKSPSVVKEAVTYLFPEWHRSDYKYTTISSREVASILQQASSKSGKRNKGDTFSN, from the coding sequence ATGCACATACCAGAAGACGTTGCTGTACAGGGGGCTCAGGTCCTAAGTACCGATATATTAAGTGCTATAGAAGTACAAGTCGCTGAACTGACCCATGGGATAACTGAAATGTGCCAGCAATTGCGGTATTTCATGCAACAACAAGCTAAGTGCAGAGGAGGGACAGACTGGAGCATCGATGAAGTACAATACAGAGATGTGGACCTTCGTCCTGTTGTCCAGAATCAAATTGACATTGTTGCCACACCAGCTACAGACCCAGAGCCTGAAGTCAGTGCAAGAAAAGTTATGGGAAAAGTAATTTGGTTTAGTTTGCGATATGGCTATGGCTTCATAAATCGGGATGACACCAAGAAAGATGTGTTTGTACATTACACTGCCATTAAGAAGAACAAACCCAGAAACTACCTCCGCAGCCTGCGAAATGGAGAGATTGTTGAATTCGATGTGATAAAGGGGGAAAAAGGTGTGGAAGCTGCCAATGTGACAGGTCCTGGCGGTGTTCCAGTTCAAGGCAGCAGATATGCAGCAGATCACAAGCGTTATTGGCTCTATACACATCGCAGAGGTTTTCCACGTAAACATCAGCAAAATTACCAATGccgcaaagatgaagaggagtcTGAAGAGATGGAAAGTGTGACAGAAAGTACAAGTCAACAACAGTCTAATCAGATGAGTAGCTACCCACCATACCATTTAAAGAGACCATATGAATGCAGACAACTATATCCTGATAGTCAAGTGAAAAGTGAACTATTAGGAAGAACAGACAACCAAAATGTGGCAGTATTGAATGGATGTATGCAACATGATCTAGAAGACCCGGCTCAGTGTGGACCTAGAATGGATAACTTCGATTCCAGTACGGCCTATTCCAATCAAACAAGTTTAAGTGCTGCTGAACGGGAAAGAGATGCTGAAGAAGTGATTCATGCGGCCAAGGCAGAAGGATTGGGACCCCCTAAACACAGTTGCCCAGATTCAAGTATATCAAAGTCTGAATCTAGTGTAGTTAAATCCCCTAGTGTAGTTAAAGAGGCCGTGACATATCTTTTTCCAGAGTGGCATCGCTCAGACTACAAATATACCACGATAAGCTCTAGAGAGGTAGCATCAATATTGCAACAGGCATCGAGCAAGTCAGGAAAGAGGAACAAAGGTGATACATTTTCTAATTAA